In one Streptomyces sp. NBC_01288 genomic region, the following are encoded:
- a CDS encoding PaaX family transcriptional regulator: MPVTSVDVAPGPAAESGPEPRTQSLMLTFFGAHVLGRPVAVSSGSVIAALGRAGSTEEAVRTTLNRMVKRDLLERRRQGRKTYFALTPHAVQVLTDGRDRIWQTGAVNRDWDGRWTMVGFSLPEAWSRERHDLRSRLIWAGFGLLQNGLWVAPAPVDVREMVAGLGLEPYLRVFRAEVESPTDVREVLEQAFDVPAIGARYRAFLDRWDRTDPLPAAASGDDLAGQLLLHTDWLDLVRRDPHLPAEHLPGDWPAAQAETVFRGLASRWERPAARAAVRLLDTMTLD, encoded by the coding sequence GTGCCTGTGACCAGTGTTGACGTCGCCCCCGGACCCGCCGCCGAGAGCGGACCCGAGCCGCGCACCCAGTCCCTGATGCTGACCTTCTTCGGTGCTCATGTACTGGGGCGGCCCGTCGCCGTGTCGTCGGGCAGTGTGATCGCCGCTCTCGGGAGGGCGGGGAGCACCGAGGAGGCGGTGCGGACCACCCTGAACCGCATGGTCAAGCGCGATCTGCTGGAGCGGCGCCGCCAGGGCCGGAAGACGTATTTCGCGCTGACGCCGCACGCCGTGCAGGTGCTGACGGACGGCAGGGACCGCATCTGGCAGACCGGCGCGGTGAACCGGGACTGGGACGGGCGCTGGACGATGGTGGGCTTCTCGCTGCCCGAGGCGTGGAGCCGTGAGCGGCACGATCTGCGTTCCCGGCTGATCTGGGCGGGCTTCGGCCTGTTGCAGAACGGCCTGTGGGTGGCCCCGGCGCCGGTCGACGTCCGCGAGATGGTGGCGGGGCTCGGTCTGGAGCCGTATCTGCGGGTGTTCCGGGCGGAGGTGGAGTCGCCGACCGACGTCCGCGAGGTGCTGGAGCAGGCCTTCGACGTGCCGGCGATCGGCGCCCGGTACCGCGCCTTCCTGGACCGCTGGGACCGCACCGACCCCCTTCCCGCAGCGGCCTCCGGCGACGATCTCGCGGGTCAACTCCTGCTGCACACCGACTGGTTGGATCTCGTACGACGGGATCCGCATCTGCCCGCCGAGCACCTCCCCGGAGACTGGCCCGCCGCGCAGGCGGAGACCGTCTTCCGCGGCCTGGCCAGCCGCTGGGAGCGACCGGCGGCGCGCGCGGCCGTCCGGCTGCTCGACACCATGACCCTGGACTGA
- the ligA gene encoding NAD-dependent DNA ligase LigA — translation MGVMTTPAAVIVDAAAYAQAVEDAVKASAAYYAAGTSALDDDSYDRLVRGIAAWEAENPDQVLPDSPTGKVAGGAVEGDVPHTVAMLSLDNVFSPEEFTTWTASVARRIDHEVTRFSVEPKLDGLAIAARYTRGRLTRLVTRGDGTAGEDVSHAIGTIEGLPQELAEPVTVEVRGEVLMTTAQFEHGNEVRTAHGGQPFANPRGASAGTLRAKERAYTVPMTFFGYGLLPLPDTEADLAARLPELAHSELMTQAAAYGFNTTATTAVPGITADTVEGVLARVQEIAALRAQLPFGIDGIVIKADLAADQRAAGSGTRAPRWAIAYKLPAVEKITRLLEVEWNVGRTGIIAPRAVLEPVEIDGATITYATLHNPGDITRRDLRLGDHVMVHRAGDVIPRIEAPVAHLRTGEEQPIVFPEVCPRCGSGIDTSELRWRCEQGRNCHLVAALSYATGRDQLDIEGLGHTRVVQLVDAGLVADLADLFALTREQLLGLERMGETSTDNLLAAIDTAKGQPLSRVLCALGVRGTGRSMSRRIARYFATMDEIRAADAESMQRVDGIGTEKAPSIVAELVELAPLIDKLIAVGVNMTEPGATPPAPVTDDAVADGTEAAATTDDGPLSGMTVVVTGAMTGPLEKLSRNQMNELVERAGGRSSSSVSKKTTLVVAGENAGSKRAKAETLGIRLATPDEFATLIADYLS, via the coding sequence ATGGGAGTCATGACAACTCCTGCAGCTGTGATCGTGGACGCCGCCGCCTACGCGCAGGCGGTCGAGGACGCGGTGAAGGCGTCGGCCGCCTATTACGCCGCCGGTACCTCCGCGCTGGACGACGACTCCTACGACCGGCTGGTGCGCGGCATCGCCGCGTGGGAGGCCGAGAATCCCGACCAGGTGCTGCCCGACTCCCCCACCGGGAAGGTGGCCGGCGGCGCGGTGGAGGGCGATGTCCCGCACACGGTGGCGATGCTGAGCCTGGACAACGTGTTCTCCCCGGAGGAGTTCACCACCTGGACCGCGTCGGTGGCCCGAAGGATCGACCACGAGGTCACGCGGTTCAGCGTGGAGCCGAAGCTGGACGGCCTGGCGATCGCGGCCCGGTACACGCGCGGCAGACTCACCCGGCTCGTCACCCGGGGCGACGGCACGGCCGGGGAGGACGTCTCCCACGCGATCGGCACCATCGAGGGCCTGCCGCAGGAGCTGGCCGAGCCGGTCACCGTCGAGGTGCGCGGCGAAGTCCTCATGACCACCGCCCAGTTCGAGCACGGCAACGAGGTCCGCACCGCGCACGGCGGCCAGCCCTTCGCCAACCCGCGCGGCGCCTCCGCGGGCACCCTGCGCGCCAAGGAGCGCGCCTACACGGTGCCGATGACGTTCTTCGGCTACGGCCTGCTGCCCCTCCCGGACACCGAGGCCGACCTCGCGGCACGGCTGCCCGAGCTCGCGCACAGCGAGCTGATGACCCAGGCCGCCGCCTACGGGTTCAACACCACGGCCACCACCGCCGTGCCCGGCATCACCGCCGACACAGTGGAGGGGGTGCTGGCCCGGGTGCAGGAGATCGCCGCGCTGCGGGCCCAACTGCCGTTCGGGATCGACGGGATCGTCATCAAGGCCGACCTCGCCGCCGACCAGCGGGCCGCCGGGTCGGGCACGCGGGCCCCGCGCTGGGCGATCGCCTACAAGCTGCCCGCAGTGGAGAAGATCACTCGGCTGCTGGAGGTGGAGTGGAACGTGGGCCGCACCGGCATCATCGCCCCGCGCGCGGTCCTGGAGCCGGTCGAGATCGACGGCGCCACGATCACCTACGCCACGCTCCACAACCCGGGCGACATCACCCGCCGTGACCTGCGTCTGGGCGACCATGTCATGGTGCACCGCGCCGGTGACGTGATCCCGCGCATCGAGGCCCCGGTCGCGCATCTGCGCACCGGCGAGGAACAGCCGATCGTGTTCCCGGAGGTGTGCCCGCGCTGCGGTTCCGGCATCGACACCAGCGAGCTGCGCTGGCGCTGCGAACAGGGCCGTAACTGCCATCTGGTCGCCGCCCTCTCCTACGCCACGGGCCGCGACCAGCTCGACATCGAGGGCCTGGGCCACACCCGCGTCGTCCAGCTCGTCGACGCCGGTCTGGTCGCCGATCTCGCCGATCTGTTCGCCCTGACCCGGGAGCAGCTCCTGGGCCTGGAGCGGATGGGCGAGACCAGCACCGACAACCTCCTCGCCGCGATCGACACGGCCAAGGGGCAGCCCTTGTCCCGGGTGTTGTGCGCGCTCGGGGTGCGGGGCACCGGCCGCTCCATGTCCCGCCGTATCGCGCGCTACTTCGCGACCATGGACGAGATCCGTGCGGCCGACGCGGAGTCGATGCAGCGGGTCGACGGCATCGGCACCGAGAAGGCCCCGTCGATCGTCGCCGAACTCGTCGAACTCGCCCCGCTCATCGACAAACTGATCGCCGTCGGGGTCAACATGACGGAGCCCGGCGCGACCCCGCCCGCGCCCGTGACGGATGACGCGGTCGCCGACGGCACAGAGGCTGCGGCCACGACCGACGACGGTCCGCTGTCCGGGATGACGGTGGTCGTCACCGGCGCGATGACCGGCCCCCTGGAGAAGCTCAGCCGCAACCAGATGAACGAACTCGTCGAGCGCGCGGGCGGCCGTTCCTCCTCCAGCGTCTCCAAGAAGACCACCCTGGTCGTGGCCGGCGAGAACGCGGGGTCCAAGCGGGCCAAGGCCGAAACCCTCGGCATCCGTCTCGCCACGCCCGACGAGTTCGCGACCCTGATCGCCGACTACCTCAGCTGA
- a CDS encoding Lrp/AsnC family transcriptional regulator has product MEDLSTPETPGERRSGRIGIGLALDSVHFKILDVLRTQGRISVAALAERVGVSRANAYTRLEALRADGVINGFSARVDHNRVGLEICALIFVTVRQELWKQFRTALAQMPEVEYCAVTTGEHDAMIQIRVADVTAVHRLVTDRLSTIPAVRATETVIILDEVLRRPYVLPTTSRSTESATGNPQDATGTSQFGMTRFIRAAEGRADLQRTSEPED; this is encoded by the coding sequence ATGGAAGATCTGTCGACCCCGGAGACCCCGGGCGAGCGCCGCTCTGGACGGATCGGCATCGGTCTTGCCCTGGATTCGGTGCATTTCAAGATCCTCGACGTGCTGCGCACCCAGGGCCGTATCTCCGTCGCCGCCCTCGCGGAACGCGTCGGTGTCTCCCGCGCGAACGCCTACACCCGCCTCGAAGCGCTCCGTGCGGACGGCGTGATCAACGGCTTCAGCGCCCGCGTCGACCACAACCGGGTCGGTCTTGAGATCTGCGCCCTGATCTTCGTCACGGTCCGCCAGGAGCTGTGGAAACAGTTCCGCACGGCGCTCGCCCAGATGCCGGAGGTGGAGTACTGCGCCGTCACCACCGGCGAGCACGACGCCATGATCCAGATCCGGGTGGCCGACGTCACCGCCGTCCACCGCCTGGTCACCGACCGCCTCTCCACCATCCCGGCGGTCCGCGCGACCGAGACCGTGATCATCCTCGACGAGGTGCTCCGCCGCCCGTACGTCCTCCCGACCACGTCCCGCTCCACCGAATCGGCTACCGGCAATCCCCAAGACGCCACCGGAACAAGCCAGTTCGGGATGACCCGCTTCATCCGGGCCGCGGAGGGGCGGGCCGATTTGCAGCGCACTTCCGAGCCGGAGGACTGA
- a CDS encoding ABC transporter substrate-binding protein: MPRFSAGSYPVALPLVAVAALALSACSGGTSASGSSAGKTLVVDTSFNLKTADPGREFEPTGQIVDKALYETLLSFKGSDVTKPVPGLASSYEQSKDGRTLTLHLRAGAKFADGSAVTADDVVFSLNRVIALKGNPSFLLDGVTVTKTDASTVTLTSKKANPALPFILPNPALGILSAKTVQAHGGSATATDAAEKYLNTTSAGSGPYTLTSFNTNTQVVLTKNPKYTGSDKPTYDKIVIRNVQAPTQKLNVQRGDSQIALDLTSDQVSGLGGGLKVDSGASSDVIFLLLNRNTKVSSTTANAKFAEAVRKGIDYKSLLSLAGTGSVQPAGIIPSTFLGALPASEAAGRDLAGAKAALKASGIAKPSVTLGYASDLTVDGLSLQTLAERVQAQLKEVGITVTLAPAPTTTELDNYRNGKEQLGLWYWGPDYPDPSDYLTFLPGDLVGLRAGWKAGADPTLTALGDKAATTIGDDTRKTLYEQIQTRMNASGPFIPLMQPSRNTVSAASVTGVAYNPVWTIDVAALGAK, from the coding sequence ATGCCCAGATTCAGTGCCGGGTCGTACCCGGTGGCACTCCCTCTCGTCGCGGTCGCGGCGCTCGCCCTGAGCGCCTGCTCCGGCGGTACGAGCGCCTCCGGTTCCTCGGCCGGCAAGACCCTGGTCGTCGACACGTCGTTCAACCTGAAGACCGCCGACCCGGGCCGTGAGTTCGAGCCGACCGGGCAGATCGTGGACAAGGCGCTGTACGAGACGCTGCTGTCCTTCAAGGGCTCCGACGTCACCAAGCCGGTACCGGGCCTCGCCTCCTCGTACGAGCAGTCCAAGGACGGCAGGACGCTCACCCTGCACCTGCGCGCGGGCGCGAAGTTCGCCGACGGCAGCGCGGTCACCGCCGACGACGTCGTCTTCTCACTGAACCGGGTGATCGCGCTCAAGGGCAACCCGTCGTTCCTGCTCGACGGCGTCACGGTCACCAAGACCGACGCCTCCACGGTCACCCTGACCTCGAAGAAGGCGAACCCGGCGCTGCCCTTCATCCTCCCCAACCCCGCGCTCGGCATCCTCAGCGCGAAGACGGTCCAGGCGCACGGCGGTTCGGCGACCGCGACGGACGCGGCGGAGAAGTACCTCAACACCACGTCGGCGGGCTCCGGGCCGTACACCCTCACCTCGTTCAACACGAACACCCAGGTCGTCCTGACCAAGAACCCGAAGTACACCGGCTCCGACAAGCCGACCTACGACAAGATCGTCATCCGCAACGTCCAGGCCCCCACCCAGAAGCTGAACGTCCAGCGCGGCGACAGCCAGATCGCCCTCGACCTCACCTCAGACCAGGTCAGCGGGCTCGGCGGCGGACTCAAGGTGGACAGCGGCGCGTCCTCGGACGTGATCTTCCTGCTGCTCAACCGGAACACCAAGGTCAGCAGCACGACGGCCAACGCGAAGTTCGCGGAGGCGGTGCGCAAGGGCATCGACTACAAGAGCCTGCTCTCGCTCGCCGGCACCGGTTCCGTCCAGCCCGCCGGGATCATCCCGTCGACCTTCCTCGGCGCGCTGCCCGCCTCCGAGGCCGCGGGCCGCGACCTTGCCGGAGCGAAGGCCGCGCTCAAGGCGAGCGGTATCGCCAAGCCGTCCGTGACCCTCGGCTACGCCAGCGACCTGACCGTCGACGGCCTGTCCCTCCAGACCCTCGCCGAACGGGTGCAGGCCCAGCTGAAGGAGGTCGGCATCACCGTCACGCTCGCCCCCGCGCCGACCACCACCGAACTCGACAACTACCGCAACGGAAAAGAGCAGTTGGGCCTCTGGTACTGGGGACCGGACTACCCGGACCCCAGCGACTACCTGACCTTCCTCCCCGGCGACCTCGTCGGCCTCCGCGCGGGCTGGAAGGCCGGCGCCGACCCCACCCTCACCGCACTCGGCGACAAGGCCGCGACGACGATCGGCGACGACACCCGCAAGACCCTGTACGAGCAGATCCAGACCCGCATGAACGCCTCCGGCCCCTTCATCCCCCTGATGCAGCCCAGCCGGAACACCGTCTCCGCCGCGTCCGTGACCGGCGTGGCCTACAACCCCGTGTGGACGATCGATGTCGCCGCGCTGGGCGCGAAGTAA
- a CDS encoding ABC transporter permease translates to MSPRWARSKGTGGEEAGAKDADGVGSGDRLPIGGGSGGGDRLRAGRPTALRPRRLLARHPLARFLLRRTATAALLALGVTLVTFVLTNLVPGDPAAANLGQRAIGDPAIVAQFRHHYGLDKPLPVQYVTYLGNLLHGDLGESQQSHQSVLTDLSTAVPATLELAGAAIVISLIVGVAFGVVAALRRDRLTDQLLRVVSLLGVSVPTFWLALLAFYVFFYRLGWAPGSGRLDPGMTAPPHVTGLYTIDAALAGQWPVFWSAVGHLALPALVLTAYTVGLLTRFTRSAVLEVLNQDYVRAARAKGLPARTVLFQYILRAALVPVITVAGLAFGALLSGTVLVESIFAWPGLGAYAYRSATTLDLPAVMGVGLVVGLVYLTVNLAVDVLYGVIDPRVRVQ, encoded by the coding sequence ATGTCGCCGCGCTGGGCGCGAAGTAAGGGGACAGGGGGCGAGGAGGCGGGCGCCAAGGACGCCGACGGCGTGGGCTCGGGCGACCGCCTCCCCATCGGCGGCGGCTCGGGCGGCGGCGACCGCCTTCGCGCGGGCCGCCCGACGGCCCTCCGCCCCCGCCGTCTCCTCGCCCGCCACCCCCTCGCCCGTTTCCTCCTCCGCCGTACCGCCACCGCCGCGCTGCTCGCCCTCGGCGTCACCCTGGTGACGTTCGTCCTCACCAACCTGGTCCCGGGCGACCCGGCCGCCGCGAACCTCGGCCAGCGGGCGATCGGCGACCCGGCGATCGTCGCCCAGTTCCGCCACCACTACGGCCTCGACAAGCCACTGCCGGTCCAGTACGTCACCTACCTCGGCAACCTCCTCCACGGCGACCTCGGCGAGTCCCAGCAGAGCCACCAGTCCGTCCTCACCGACCTGTCGACGGCCGTCCCCGCCACCCTCGAACTCGCCGGCGCCGCGATCGTGATCTCCCTGATCGTGGGCGTGGCGTTCGGCGTCGTCGCGGCACTGCGCCGGGACCGCCTCACCGACCAACTCCTGCGCGTGGTCAGCCTGTTGGGCGTCTCGGTACCGACCTTCTGGCTGGCACTGCTCGCCTTCTACGTCTTCTTCTACCGCCTCGGCTGGGCCCCGGGCAGCGGCCGCCTCGACCCCGGCATGACAGCCCCGCCACACGTCACCGGCCTCTACACGATCGACGCGGCACTCGCGGGCCAGTGGCCGGTGTTCTGGAGCGCGGTGGGCCATCTCGCCCTCCCCGCACTGGTGTTGACGGCCTACACGGTCGGCCTGCTCACCCGCTTCACCCGCTCGGCCGTCCTCGAAGTACTCAACCAGGACTACGTCCGAGCGGCCCGCGCCAAGGGACTCCCCGCCCGCACGGTCCTCTTCCAGTACATCCTCCGCGCGGCCCTCGTCCCCGTCATCACGGTCGCCGGACTGGCCTTCGGCGCCCTGCTCTCCGGTACCGTCCTGGTCGAGTCGATCTTCGCCTGGCCGGGCCTCGGCGCCTACGCCTACCGCAGTGCGACCACCCTCGACCTCCCCGCCGTGATGGGCGTAGGCCTGGTCGTCGGCCTGGTGTACCTGACCGTCAACCTCGCCGTGGACGTCCTCTACGGCGTGATCGACCCGAGGGTGAGGGTCCAGTGA
- a CDS encoding ABC transporter permease produces the protein MKRSHEGAVKRGLLRRLPPAWRRPLAVTGGLVALFWLVIVLAAPLLAPHDPLAQNLPRLAAPGAGHWFGTDELGRDVLSRVLYGARVSIPLALLLVAMSLLVGGVLGACAGFFGRWVDETVMRIADLVFAFPTVILAMVVAAALGASLENAVLAVLVVSWPSYARVTRGLVMGLRNREFVLSGRLLGFSAWRSLRVDILPNVLGPLLVLATLDIGTATLLLSGLSFLGLGAKPPTAEWGAMVADGTQQFDKWWIGVFPGLAILTVVLAFNFLGDTLRDALDPGTARTIGAEKERVA, from the coding sequence GTGAAACGCAGTCATGAGGGTGCGGTGAAACGCGGTCTGCTACGACGGCTGCCGCCCGCCTGGCGCAGACCGCTCGCGGTGACGGGCGGTCTGGTCGCGCTGTTCTGGCTGGTCATCGTCCTCGCCGCCCCGCTGCTCGCCCCGCACGACCCGCTCGCGCAGAACCTGCCCCGGCTGGCCGCCCCCGGCGCCGGACACTGGTTCGGCACGGACGAGCTGGGCCGGGACGTCCTGAGCCGCGTGCTGTACGGCGCCCGGGTCTCCATCCCGCTCGCGCTCCTGCTGGTGGCCATGTCGCTGCTGGTCGGCGGAGTGCTCGGGGCCTGCGCCGGGTTCTTCGGGCGCTGGGTCGACGAGACCGTGATGCGGATCGCGGACCTGGTGTTCGCCTTCCCCACCGTCATCCTGGCGATGGTGGTCGCCGCCGCGCTCGGCGCCAGCCTGGAGAACGCGGTACTGGCCGTCCTGGTCGTCTCCTGGCCGTCGTACGCACGCGTCACCCGGGGCCTGGTCATGGGCCTGCGGAACCGTGAATTCGTGCTCAGCGGACGACTGTTGGGCTTCTCGGCCTGGCGTTCGCTGCGCGTCGACATCCTGCCCAACGTGCTCGGCCCGCTCCTCGTCCTGGCCACCCTGGACATCGGCACCGCGACGCTGCTGCTGTCCGGGCTGTCCTTCCTCGGGCTCGGCGCGAAACCGCCGACCGCGGAGTGGGGCGCGATGGTGGCGGACGGGACCCAGCAGTTCGACAAGTGGTGGATCGGGGTCTTCCCCGGCCTGGCGATCCTCACGGTCGTCCTCGCCTTCAACTTCCTCGGCGACACACTGCGGGACGCCCTCGACCCGGGTACCGCCCGCACGATCGGCGCGGAGAAGGAGCGTGTGGCATGA
- a CDS encoding ABC transporter ATP-binding protein codes for MTDGDTVDVLKISGLTLDLGGARILGGVDLALQPGRIHGLAGESGSGKTMTGLAVLGLLPPGARTGGRIEFQGTDLLTLPARQLAALRGQSVSMVFQDPSTSLHPMLSIGHQLTDHLRHHLKLNRKAAKERAAELLTQVRIPNPREALGRYPHQFSGGMRQRIAIAIALACEPKVLIADEPTTALDVTVQAGVLRLLRGLCDDLGLAVLLVTHDLGVMSAIADEVSVMRHGLVVETGPRGRVLTDPRHDYTRTLLDALPGRSTV; via the coding sequence ATGACCGACGGCGACACGGTCGACGTACTGAAGATCAGTGGTCTGACCCTCGACCTGGGCGGCGCCCGCATCCTCGGCGGTGTCGACCTCGCGCTCCAACCCGGCCGTATCCACGGGCTCGCGGGGGAGAGCGGTTCGGGCAAGACCATGACCGGGTTGGCCGTGCTCGGCCTGCTGCCGCCGGGCGCCCGCACCGGCGGGCGGATCGAGTTCCAGGGCACCGACCTGCTGACCCTGCCGGCCCGCCAACTGGCCGCGCTGCGCGGGCAGTCGGTGAGCATGGTGTTCCAGGACCCGTCCACCAGCCTGCACCCCATGCTCAGCATCGGCCACCAGCTCACCGACCACCTGCGCCACCACCTGAAGCTGAACCGGAAGGCGGCGAAGGAGCGGGCCGCCGAACTGCTGACACAGGTCCGCATCCCCAACCCCCGTGAGGCGCTGGGTCGTTACCCGCACCAGTTCTCCGGCGGCATGCGCCAGCGCATCGCGATCGCCATCGCGCTGGCCTGCGAACCGAAGGTCCTGATCGCCGACGAGCCGACCACCGCGCTCGATGTGACCGTGCAGGCAGGTGTGTTGCGGCTGCTGCGCGGTCTCTGCGACGACCTCGGGCTCGCCGTCCTGCTGGTCACCCACGACCTGGGCGTGATGTCCGCGATCGCCGACGAGGTGAGCGTGATGCGCCACGGCCTGGTCGTCGAGACGGGTCCGCGCGGCCGGGTCCTCACCGACCCGCGACACGACTACACCCGCACGCTCTTGGACGCCCTCCCCGGAAGGAGCACCGTATGA
- a CDS encoding ABC transporter ATP-binding protein, protein MTTSPPPLTTPRSTAPLLSVDDLVVQYHRPGAPPTRAVAGVSLQVRAGEVVGLVGESGCGKSTLARAVCGLTAPAEGRITYDGTPVRPLRVRRREQALTGVQMVFQDPYGSLNPRRRVGSQIADGIRTAAGRGESAAELTTPEDLLTRVGLPASAADRYPQEFSGGQRQRIAIARALAARPRLLVGDEPISALDASAQLQVATLMRSLAVESGAGLLFISHDLSVVRLIADRIAVMYLGRIVETGPTAEVWADPRHPYTRALLAAVPKPDGAGVLPAELPGDVPDPADPPSGCRFHPRCPLAFDGCDREEPELIAGGVACRLYAA, encoded by the coding sequence ATGACGACCAGCCCGCCACCCCTTACGACCCCCCGCTCGACGGCCCCTCTCCTCTCGGTCGACGACCTCGTGGTCCAGTACCACCGGCCGGGCGCACCCCCTACCCGGGCCGTCGCCGGGGTCAGCCTCCAGGTGCGGGCCGGTGAAGTCGTGGGCCTGGTAGGGGAGTCGGGCTGCGGCAAGTCGACGCTGGCCCGCGCGGTCTGCGGCCTCACCGCACCGGCGGAAGGCCGGATCACCTACGACGGCACGCCGGTACGCCCGTTGCGGGTGCGCCGCCGCGAACAGGCCCTGACCGGCGTCCAGATGGTCTTCCAGGACCCGTACGGCTCCCTCAACCCCCGGCGCCGGGTGGGCTCACAGATCGCCGACGGCATCCGTACGGCGGCCGGGCGGGGTGAGTCGGCGGCCGAACTCACCACCCCGGAGGACCTGTTGACCCGGGTCGGCCTGCCGGCGAGCGCCGCCGATCGCTACCCCCAGGAGTTCTCCGGCGGCCAACGCCAGCGCATCGCCATCGCCCGCGCCCTCGCCGCCCGACCCCGCCTGCTCGTCGGCGACGAACCGATCTCCGCGCTGGACGCTTCCGCTCAGCTCCAAGTGGCCACACTGATGCGGTCGTTGGCCGTCGAGTCGGGCGCGGGGTTGCTGTTCATCAGCCACGACCTGTCCGTCGTACGGCTCATCGCGGACCGGATCGCCGTGATGTACCTCGGGCGGATCGTGGAGACCGGTCCCACCGCCGAGGTGTGGGCGGACCCGCGACACCCTTACACCCGGGCGCTGTTGGCCGCCGTACCGAAGCCGGACGGGGCGGGAGTACTGCCCGCCGAACTCCCCGGCGACGTACCCGACCCCGCCGACCCGCCGAGCGGCTGCCGCTTCCATCCGCGTTGCCCGCTGGCCTTCGACGGGTGCGACCGGGAGGAGCCGGAGTTGATCGCGGGGGGTGTCGCGTGTCGGTTGTACGCGGCGTGA
- a CDS encoding M24 family metallopeptidase, translating into MPATPPPDDDHPHDPTEPPADLYPADRLRRVRQATARAGLDALLISPGADLRYLTGYDAKPLERLTCLVLPADSDPFLLVPALEELAAKASPAGDLGIEITGWGETDDPYALVAARLPARTARVGVDNRMWAEKTIAFRTQLPGTSQELAGGVLNGLRMRKTPQEAAALRRAGAAIDRVHARMGEWLRAGRTEREVGRDIADAIIAEGHIRVDFVIVGSGPNSASPHHELSDRTIRPGDPVVVDVGGTTLDGYCSDSTRVYAVGEPPAEFRRLHDVLLGAQRAQTDAVRPGITAGQLDAVGRDIITDAGYGPHFIHRTGHGIGLESHEEPYIVTGNPLPLAPGMAFSVEPGIYLPGRYGARIEDIVICTEEGGERLNRTPRDLVVLP; encoded by the coding sequence ATGCCCGCCACCCCACCGCCCGACGACGACCACCCCCACGATCCCACCGAGCCGCCCGCGGACCTGTACCCGGCCGACCGCCTCCGCCGCGTCCGGCAAGCCACGGCCCGAGCCGGTCTGGACGCCCTGCTGATCTCTCCCGGCGCGGACCTGCGTTACCTGACCGGATACGACGCCAAGCCCTTGGAACGGCTGACCTGCCTGGTGCTGCCCGCCGACAGTGACCCCTTCCTCCTCGTGCCGGCCCTGGAGGAACTCGCCGCCAAGGCATCCCCGGCCGGTGACCTGGGCATCGAGATCACCGGTTGGGGTGAGACCGACGACCCCTACGCCCTCGTCGCGGCCCGGCTGCCTGCCCGTACCGCCCGCGTCGGCGTCGACAACCGCATGTGGGCGGAGAAGACCATCGCCTTCCGCACCCAACTGCCGGGCACCAGCCAGGAGTTGGCGGGGGGTGTGCTGAACGGGCTGCGGATGCGCAAGACCCCGCAGGAGGCGGCCGCCCTGCGCCGGGCCGGTGCGGCCATCGACCGGGTGCACGCACGCATGGGGGAGTGGCTGCGGGCGGGTCGTACCGAACGCGAGGTCGGCCGGGACATCGCGGACGCGATCATCGCCGAGGGACACATCCGCGTCGACTTCGTCATCGTCGGCTCCGGCCCGAACAGCGCCAGCCCGCACCACGAACTCTCCGACCGGACGATCCGCCCCGGCGACCCGGTGGTGGTCGACGTCGGCGGCACGACCCTGGACGGTTACTGCTCCGACTCCACCCGGGTGTACGCGGTGGGCGAGCCGCCCGCGGAGTTCCGCCGGCTCCACGACGTACTGCTCGGCGCCCAACGCGCCCAGACCGATGCCGTACGCCCGGGCATCACGGCCGGTCAACTCGACGCCGTAGGACGGGACATCATCACCGACGCCGGATACGGACCGCACTTCATCCACCGCACCGGACACGGCATCGGCCTGGAGAGCCACGAGGAGCCCTACATCGTGACCGGCAACCCGCTCCCGCTCGCCCCGGGCATGGCCTTCTCCGTCGAACCCGGCATCTATCTGCCCGGCCGGTACGGAGCCCGGATCGAGGACATCGTGATCTGTACGGAGGAGGGCGGCGAGCGCCTCAACCGCACCCCCCGGGACCTGGTCGTCCTCCCGTGA
- a CDS encoding GNAT family N-acetyltransferase, whose translation MNRNEQEGRERHAGGTGSDATIHGRNLAAAPAQLRLTGEDLILREWTRNDLPAMTELFDDPEIAHWTPPASPFDEAAARAAVARAAGCHLVDEPPIAAIGKGRSLTLPTWAHDRP comes from the coding sequence GTGAACCGGAACGAACAGGAGGGGCGGGAGCGTCACGCAGGGGGAACAGGAAGCGACGCGACGATCCACGGCAGGAACCTCGCCGCCGCACCCGCGCAACTACGCCTGACCGGCGAGGACTTGATCCTCCGCGAGTGGACCAGGAACGACCTCCCCGCCATGACGGAGCTGTTCGACGACCCCGAGATCGCGCACTGGACCCCGCCGGCCTCCCCGTTCGACGAGGCCGCCGCCCGCGCCGCGGTGGCCCGAGCCGCCGGCTGCCACCTCGTCGACGAACCGCCGATCGCCGCGATCGGCAAGGGACGGTCGCTCACCCTGCCAACGTGGGCGCACGACCGCCCCTGA